A region of Syngnathoides biaculeatus isolate LvHL_M chromosome 20, ASM1980259v1, whole genome shotgun sequence DNA encodes the following proteins:
- the LOC133493693 gene encoding zinc finger protein 11-like isoform X5 — MDTCLFATAHQGRPLPASSLRLLVPPVQLLSASMWQRIKERDVTDYWEVADFVGLVLGMVPELLTCKHRLQLDLGLRARTVYWLGASVSGACVDLRAETEDLKVLLQHHKHLRPLEQHDPTAGVGDIVLASLSAFPSREMAKAEEQSNHSGPDDGSHVGGTAEDEVAVEVIAEVEDEELHLMAENVIFILEDNGWVERAEGTTTDADAGKAEKGMDEKGRGLTSMHQADVHQDDDSSMKAGPSSKPHECADCGKKFKYASILTAHRVIHTGERPHGCPDCGRRFSFRQALERHRKIHQMERGYDCIICGEIFTSPSACTEHRQTHAEDDSYECPHCEKKFAWLTALLRHLKSQHAKSAGVGSDADDAAGEAPPENVKEVVALAAVRTGRRQRKPTMKMEAMDLQKRTKSKRKQEDIAERPPALEQAAFSCSEHSYGSPLVVLKDPDENCAADGASSRPERPVQHVKRLCWQDDETALAAGDCKFGFNCPDCDQSFNLMSALESHECVHAGEQPFLCSDSGRRFSFEQSLEMHKQTHAYEPALHGEFTESAAHNTLPERRTETPGEKADEVASPIKCPQCGRSFSCARYLTRHLCTRRVERAHACSCGKSFAQRGALTAHRRTHQKDRPHVCERCGKGFLYKGGLANHMKIHSSEMPFLCAFCGKCFKRERNLKKHERCHTRENVYSCSQCDKSFVYKATLVRHELTHSGERPYLCSDCGKRFFSHAELLKHERFHTGHKPFKCPHCAKTFTQSCYLTVHLRYHTGARPYSCAECNKGFLSANRLKRHTLTHTGEKPFPCEACGKLFRQSYHLKVHQRTHDKIM, encoded by the exons ACTGTTTACTGGCTCGGGGCTTCAGTGTCAGGCGCCTGCGTGGATTTACGAGCTGAAACTGAAGACCTGAAGGTTTTGCTCCAGCACCACAAACATCTCAGACCATTAGAGCAACACG atccaACAGCAGGCGTGGGGGACATCGTGCTGGCTTCGCTCTCTGCATTTCCTTCTCGCGAAATGGCGAAAGCTGAAGAGCAATCTAACCATTCCGGCCCGGATGACGGGAGTCACGTCGGGGGAACCGCAGAggatgaagtggctgtggaggtcATAGCAGAGGTTGAAGACGAGGAGCTTCACCTGATggcagaaaatgtcattttcattttggaagATAACGGTTGGGTTGAACGAGCCGAAGGGACGACGACCGACGCGGACGCAGGTAAAGCCGAGAAAgggatggatgaaaagggaaggggTCTCACGAGTATGCACCAGGCGGACGTTCACCAAGACGACGACTCATCCATGAAGGCCGGGCCCTCGTCGAAACCTCACGAATGTGCGGACTGCGGCAAGAAATTCAAGTATGCCTCCATCCTCACGGCCCACAGGGTCATCCACACGGGGGAGAGACCCCACGGCTGCCCCGATTGCGGCCGCCGCTTCTCTTTCCGCCAGGCCCTGGAACGGCACAGGAAAATCCACCAAATGGAACGCGGGTACGATTGCATCATCTGCGGGGAGATTTTTACGTCTCCGTCGGCATGCACCGAGCACAGGCAAACGCACGCGGAGGACGACAGCTACGAGTGCCCGCACTGCGAGAAGAAATTCGCCTGGTTGACAGCGCTATTGAGGCACCTGAAGAGTCAGCACGCGAAGTCAGCGGGCGTCGGGAGCGACGCCGACGATGCGGCGGGAGAGGCACCCCCTGAAAACGTCAAGGAGGTCGTTGCCCTCGCCGCCGTCCGCACCGGCCGACGCCAACGAAAACCAACCATGAAGATGGAAGCCATGGACTTGCAGAAACGCACGAAGAGCAAGAGAAAGCAAGAAGACATCGCGGAGAGGCCACCTGCCTTGGAGCAGGCGGCCTTCAGTTG TTCCGAGCATTCATACGGGTCACCCTTGGTCGTACTGAAAGATCCTGATGAAA ATTGCGCGGCCGACGGCGCTTCGTCCCGTCCGGAGCGCCCCGTCCAGCACGTGAAGCGCCTTTGCTGGCAGGACGACGAGACGGCCCTCGCCGCTGGCGACTGCAAGTTTGGTTTCAACTGCCCGGACTGCGACCAGAGCTTCAACTTAATGTCGGCGCTCGAGTCGCACGAGTGCGTCCACGCAGGTGAGCAGCCTTTCCTCTGCTCTGATTCCGGGCGACGTTTCTCCTTCGAGCAATCCCTGGAGATGCACAAGCAGACGCACGCGTACGAGCCCGCCCTCCACGGCGAGTTCACCGAATCCGCCGCGCACAACACTTTGCCGGAGAGACGTACGGAGACTCCCGGCGAGAAAGCggacgaggtggcgagtccaaTAAAATGTCCCCAGTGCGGGCGGAGCTTTAGCTGCGCCAGGTACCTCACCAGGCACCTCTGCACCCGCCGGGTGGAGCGAGCGCACGCCTGCAGCTGCGGCAAGAGCTTCGCCCAGCGGGGGGCGCTCACGGCGCACCGCCGCACCCACCAGAAAGACCGGCCGCACGTTTGCGAGCGGTGCGGCAAGGGCTTCCTCTACAAAGGCGGCCTGGCCAACCACATGAAGATCCACTCGTCGGAGATGCCCTTCCTGTGCGCGTTCTGCGGGAAGTGTTTCAAGCGGGAGCGCAACTTGAAGAAGCACGAGCGCTGCCACACCAGGGAGAACGTCTACAGCTGCTCGCAGTGCGACAAGAGTTTTGTGTACAAGGCCACGCTGGTCAGACACGAGCTGACCCACTCGGGCGAGAGGCCGTACCTGTGCTCGGACTGCGGGAAGAGGTTCTTTTCCCACGCCGAGCTGCTCAAGCACGAGCGCTTCCACACGGGCCACAAGCCCTTCAAGTGCCCGCACTGCGCGAAGACGTTCACCCAGTCGTGCTACCTGACCGTTCACCTGCGCTACCACACGGGCGCGCGGCCTTACTCGTGCGCGGAATGCAACAAGGGCTTCCTCAGCGCCAACCGCCTGAAACGGCACACGCTGACCCACACGGGAGAGAAGCCCTTCCCCTGCGAGGCTTGCGGCAAGTTATTCAGGCAGTCGTATCACCTCAAAGTGCATCAACGGACGCACGACAAGATCATGTGA
- the LOC133493693 gene encoding zinc finger protein 11-like isoform X4, whose product MDTCLFATAHQGRPLPASSLRLLVPPVQLLSASMWQRIKERDVTDYWEVADFVGLVLGMVPELLTCKHRLQLDLGLRARTVYWLGASVSGACVDLRAETEDLKVLLQHHKHLRPLEQHVDPTAGVGDIVLASLSAFPSREMAKAEEQSNHSGPDDGSHVGGTAEDEVAVEVIAEVEDEELHLMAENVIFILEDNGWVERAEGTTTDADAGKAEKGMDEKGRGLTSMHQADVHQDDDSSMKAGPSSKPHECADCGKKFKYASILTAHRVIHTGERPHGCPDCGRRFSFRQALERHRKIHQMERGYDCIICGEIFTSPSACTEHRQTHAEDDSYECPHCEKKFAWLTALLRHLKSQHAKSAGVGSDADDAAGEAPPENVKEVVALAAVRTGRRQRKPTMKMEAMDLQKRTKSKRKQEDIAERPPALEQAAFSCSEHSYGSPLVVLKDPDENCAADGASSRPERPVQHVKRLCWQDDETALAAGDCKFGFNCPDCDQSFNLMSALESHECVHAGEQPFLCSDSGRRFSFEQSLEMHKQTHAYEPALHGEFTESAAHNTLPERRTETPGEKADEVASPIKCPQCGRSFSCARYLTRHLCTRRVERAHACSCGKSFAQRGALTAHRRTHQKDRPHVCERCGKGFLYKGGLANHMKIHSSEMPFLCAFCGKCFKRERNLKKHERCHTRENVYSCSQCDKSFVYKATLVRHELTHSGERPYLCSDCGKRFFSHAELLKHERFHTGHKPFKCPHCAKTFTQSCYLTVHLRYHTGARPYSCAECNKGFLSANRLKRHTLTHTGEKPFPCEACGKLFRQSYHLKVHQRTHDKIM is encoded by the exons ACTGTTTACTGGCTCGGGGCTTCAGTGTCAGGCGCCTGCGTGGATTTACGAGCTGAAACTGAAGACCTGAAGGTTTTGCTCCAGCACCACAAACATCTCAGACCATTAGAGCAACACG tagatccaACAGCAGGCGTGGGGGACATCGTGCTGGCTTCGCTCTCTGCATTTCCTTCTCGCGAAATGGCGAAAGCTGAAGAGCAATCTAACCATTCCGGCCCGGATGACGGGAGTCACGTCGGGGGAACCGCAGAggatgaagtggctgtggaggtcATAGCAGAGGTTGAAGACGAGGAGCTTCACCTGATggcagaaaatgtcattttcattttggaagATAACGGTTGGGTTGAACGAGCCGAAGGGACGACGACCGACGCGGACGCAGGTAAAGCCGAGAAAgggatggatgaaaagggaaggggTCTCACGAGTATGCACCAGGCGGACGTTCACCAAGACGACGACTCATCCATGAAGGCCGGGCCCTCGTCGAAACCTCACGAATGTGCGGACTGCGGCAAGAAATTCAAGTATGCCTCCATCCTCACGGCCCACAGGGTCATCCACACGGGGGAGAGACCCCACGGCTGCCCCGATTGCGGCCGCCGCTTCTCTTTCCGCCAGGCCCTGGAACGGCACAGGAAAATCCACCAAATGGAACGCGGGTACGATTGCATCATCTGCGGGGAGATTTTTACGTCTCCGTCGGCATGCACCGAGCACAGGCAAACGCACGCGGAGGACGACAGCTACGAGTGCCCGCACTGCGAGAAGAAATTCGCCTGGTTGACAGCGCTATTGAGGCACCTGAAGAGTCAGCACGCGAAGTCAGCGGGCGTCGGGAGCGACGCCGACGATGCGGCGGGAGAGGCACCCCCTGAAAACGTCAAGGAGGTCGTTGCCCTCGCCGCCGTCCGCACCGGCCGACGCCAACGAAAACCAACCATGAAGATGGAAGCCATGGACTTGCAGAAACGCACGAAGAGCAAGAGAAAGCAAGAAGACATCGCGGAGAGGCCACCTGCCTTGGAGCAGGCGGCCTTCAGTTG TTCCGAGCATTCATACGGGTCACCCTTGGTCGTACTGAAAGATCCTGATGAAA ATTGCGCGGCCGACGGCGCTTCGTCCCGTCCGGAGCGCCCCGTCCAGCACGTGAAGCGCCTTTGCTGGCAGGACGACGAGACGGCCCTCGCCGCTGGCGACTGCAAGTTTGGTTTCAACTGCCCGGACTGCGACCAGAGCTTCAACTTAATGTCGGCGCTCGAGTCGCACGAGTGCGTCCACGCAGGTGAGCAGCCTTTCCTCTGCTCTGATTCCGGGCGACGTTTCTCCTTCGAGCAATCCCTGGAGATGCACAAGCAGACGCACGCGTACGAGCCCGCCCTCCACGGCGAGTTCACCGAATCCGCCGCGCACAACACTTTGCCGGAGAGACGTACGGAGACTCCCGGCGAGAAAGCggacgaggtggcgagtccaaTAAAATGTCCCCAGTGCGGGCGGAGCTTTAGCTGCGCCAGGTACCTCACCAGGCACCTCTGCACCCGCCGGGTGGAGCGAGCGCACGCCTGCAGCTGCGGCAAGAGCTTCGCCCAGCGGGGGGCGCTCACGGCGCACCGCCGCACCCACCAGAAAGACCGGCCGCACGTTTGCGAGCGGTGCGGCAAGGGCTTCCTCTACAAAGGCGGCCTGGCCAACCACATGAAGATCCACTCGTCGGAGATGCCCTTCCTGTGCGCGTTCTGCGGGAAGTGTTTCAAGCGGGAGCGCAACTTGAAGAAGCACGAGCGCTGCCACACCAGGGAGAACGTCTACAGCTGCTCGCAGTGCGACAAGAGTTTTGTGTACAAGGCCACGCTGGTCAGACACGAGCTGACCCACTCGGGCGAGAGGCCGTACCTGTGCTCGGACTGCGGGAAGAGGTTCTTTTCCCACGCCGAGCTGCTCAAGCACGAGCGCTTCCACACGGGCCACAAGCCCTTCAAGTGCCCGCACTGCGCGAAGACGTTCACCCAGTCGTGCTACCTGACCGTTCACCTGCGCTACCACACGGGCGCGCGGCCTTACTCGTGCGCGGAATGCAACAAGGGCTTCCTCAGCGCCAACCGCCTGAAACGGCACACGCTGACCCACACGGGAGAGAAGCCCTTCCCCTGCGAGGCTTGCGGCAAGTTATTCAGGCAGTCGTATCACCTCAAAGTGCATCAACGGACGCACGACAAGATCATGTGA
- the apex1 gene encoding DNA-(apurinic or apyrimidinic site) endonuclease, whose protein sequence is MKRGRKAEEATAEGDNDATAESTPKKEKKTKEPEAPVLYEDPPDKTTSKDGRDANMKITSWNVDGLRAWVKKNGLDWLREESPDVLCLQETKCAEKNLPAEITSMPEYPHKYWCTADDKGYSGVAMLCKTEPVKVTYGIGKEEHDKEGRVITAEFPTFYLVTAYVPNAGKGLVRLDYRKTWDEDFRNYLSELDVQKPLVLCGDLNVAHREIDLKNPKGNKKNAGFTPEEREGFDKLLEAGFVDSFRELYPDTANAYTFWTYMMNSRSKNVGWRLDYFVLSSSLVPGLCDSKIRNKAMGSDHCPITLHVAV, encoded by the exons ATGAAGCGAGGCAGGAAGGCAGAAGAGGCCACGGCGGAAGGGGACAATGACGCCACGGCGG AAAGTACTccgaagaaagaaaagaaaactaaGGAACCCGAAGCTCCCGTTTTGTACGAAGACCCGCCGGACAAAACCACCAGCAAAGATGGACGCGACGCCAACATGAAGATCACCTCCTGGAACGTGGACGGACTGAGAGCTTGGGTGAAGAAGAACGGCCTGGAT TGGCTGCGTGAAGAGAGTCCAGACGTCCTGTGCCTGCAGGAGACGAAGTGCGCGGAGAAAAACCTGCCCGCCGAAATCACGTCCATGCCCGAGTACCCGCACAAGTACTGGTGCACGGCGGACGACAAGGGCTACAGCGGCGTGGCCATGCTCTGCAAAACGGAGCCCGTCAAAGTCACGTACGGCATCG GTAAAGAGGAACACGACAAAGAAGGCCGTGTCATCACCGCGGAGTTCCCCACCTTCTACCTGGTGACGGCCTACGTGCCCAACGCCGGCAAAGGCCTGGTGCGCTTGGATTACCGCAAGACCTGGGACGAGGATTTCCGCAACTACCTGAGCGAGCTGGACGTGCAGAAGCCCCTGGTGCTGTGCGGCGACCTCAACGTCGCCCACCGGGAGATCGACCTGAAGAACCCCAAGGGCAACAAGAAAAACGCCGGCTTCACCCCGGAGGAGCGCGAGGGCTTCGATAAGTTGCTGGAGGCCGGTTTCGTCGACAGCTTCCGCGAGCTCTACCCCGACACGGCCAACGCCTACACCTTCTGGACCTACATGATGAATTCCAGGTCAAAGAACGTGGGATGGCGCCTGGATTATTTCGTGCTGTCGTCCTCCCTGGTGCCCGGCCTGTGCGACAGCAAGATCCGCAACAAAGCCATGGGGAGCGACCACTGCCCCATCACGCTGCACGTTGCTGTGTAG
- the osgep gene encoding tRNA N6-adenosine threonylcarbamoyltransferase: protein MTVVIGFEGSANKIGIGIIKDGEVLSNPRRTYITPPGEGFQPSDTARHHRSVILTVLKEALDQAGVKPSDIDCVAYTKGPGMGAPLVTVAVVARTVSQLWGKPLVGVNHCIGHIEMGRLITEAQNPTVLYVSGGNTQVIAYSERRYRIFGETIDIAVGNCLDRFARVIKISNDPSPGYNIEQMAKKGSQYVELPYTVKGMDVSFSGILSYIEEAAHKMLGSGQCTAEDLCFSLQETVFSMLVEITERAMAHCGSREVLIVGGVGCNLRLQEMMGQMCSERGAKVFATDERFCIDNGAMIAQAGWEMFRSGQVTELEDSWITQRYRTDEVEVTWRK from the exons ATGACTGTGGTCATCGGGTTTGAGGGCAGTGCCAATAAGATTGGCATTGGgatcatcaaagacggcgaagTACTTTCTAATCCTCGACGGACCTACATTACCCCTCCCGGTGAAG GCTTCCAGCCAAGTGACACGGCCAGACATCATCGCTCCGTTATACTGACAGTCTTAAAGGAGGCCTTGGACCAAGCGGGGGTGAAACCTTCCGACATTGACTGTGTGGCATATACGAAAG GTCCAGGCATGGGCGCTCCCCTGGTAACGGTGGCCGTGGTGGCTCGCACGGTCTCCCAGTTGTGGGGCAAGCCCCTGGTGGGCGTCAACCACTGCATCGGCCACATCGAGATGGGCCGACTCATCACCGAAGCCCAGAACCCCACCGTGCTTTACGTTAGCGGAGGGAACACGCAG GTTATCGCGTACTCTGAGCGGCGCTACAGAATCTTTGGGGAGACCATCGACATCGCCGTGGGCAACTGTTTGGACAGATTCGCTCGCGTTATCAAG ATTTCAAACGATCCCAGTCCCGGCTACAACATAGAACAGATGGCGAAGAA AGGCAGTCAGTATGTGGAGTTGCCATACACTGTGAAAGGAATGGACGTGTCATTTTCCGGAATACTTTCCTACATTGAG GAAGCGGCTCACAAGATGCTTGGATCTGGTCAGTGTACAGCGGAGGACTTGTGCTTCTCGCTGCAG GAGACGGTGTTCTCGATGCTGGTGGAAATCACAGAGCGGGCCATGGCTCACTGCGGCTCCCGAGAAGTCCTCATAGTCGGCGGCGTTGGTT GTAACCTGCGTCTGCAGGAGATGATGGGGCAGATGTGCTCGGAAAGAGGGGCCAAAGTTTTCGCCACTGATGAAAG ATTCTGTATCGACAACGGCGCCATGATCGCGCAAGCCGGCTGGGAAATGTTTCGATCCGGGCAAGTGACGGAACTGGAGGACTCGTGGATCACGCAGAG GTACAGAACAGATGAAGTGGAGGTGACGTGGAGAAAGTGA
- the si:ch211-214j24.10 gene encoding uncharacterized protein si:ch211-214j24.10, which produces MHIKTGTWEASNSVCESDTLCDPAVLVATANPEPHVRNRRLSPGNCGGGGGGGCLSGGRSRQLSPEADQIGPARAHPFGFRGEKERKGPQYKGRGLRRDTGQKELGRAQKVNRKDRWVEDSLSLLKPPPAFPVQDSPAKLQPAVSYASKVKAKATGAILEEDRHAIGVLLQNQWGLSFISETRPVPDPPAPQPGDTPGEPPLAIRAPQEAPAPFATSAAPATHPDLDENNGELLLSCRHLVEALNFHNREWNAICNKQKRDPKRVMWYKDFREHPA; this is translated from the exons GTACGTGGGAAGCTAGTAACAGTGTGTGCGAATCCGATACCCTGTGCGACCCCGCGGTCCTCGTCGCCACCGCCAACCCGGAGCCGCACGTCCGAAACCGACGCCTGTCGCCCGGCAACtgcggcgggggcgggggaggaGGCTGCCTCTCCGGGGGCCGGTCGCGCCAGCTCTCTCCCGAGGCCGACCAGATCGGACCCGCCCGCGCGCATCCCTTTGGCTTCCGCGGGGAAAAAGAACGCAAGGGCCCGCAGTACAAAGGCCGCGGCCTTCGCCGGGACACCGGCCAGAAGGAGCTCGGCCGCGCCCAAAAGGTTAACCGGAAGGACCGGTGGGTGGAGGACAGTCTGTCGCTGCTCAAGCCCCCGCCCGCCTTCCCGGTGCAGGACAGCCCCGCCAAGCTGCAGCCGGCCGTCAGCTACGCCTCCAAGGTGAAGGCCAAAGCCACCGGCGCCATTCTGGAGGAGGACCGCCACGCCATCGGCGTTCTGCTCCAAAATCAATGGGGGCTGAGTTTCATCAGCGAGACCAGGCCCGTTCCCGACCCCCCCGCGCCCCAGCCCGGAGACACGCCGGGAGAACCGCCGCTCGCCATCCGGGCCCCCCAAGAAGCCCCAGCCCCCTTTGCTACCTCTGCCGCCCCGGCGACGCACCCCGACCTGGATGAGAACAACGGGGAGCTGCTACTCAGTTGTCGCCACCTTGTGGAGGCTCTCAACTTCCATAATAGAG AATGGAATGCAATCTGCAACAAACAGAAAAGAG ATCCAAAAAGAGTTATGTGGTACAAGGACTTCCGGGAGCACCCGGCCTAG